From the genome of Terriglobales bacterium, one region includes:
- the rpoB gene encoding DNA-directed RNA polymerase subunit beta, whose protein sequence is MSIKNNASRKRFDFAKIPATIQIPNLIEVQKRSYDRFLQMDRLPSERDDSGLQAVFQSVFPITDFRNVSQLEFVDYAIGNWECKCSHLKGLHHLRTTCRNCGATVITDPFHPGDVLCQKCGTYNANTPDFCNKCGDPVGLQLKYDVSECEERGMTYSAPLKVTMRLTIYEKDAETGNRSIRDIKEQEVFFGDVPLMTENGTFIINGTERVIVSQLHRSPGVFFEKIPANNYFLGKIIPYRGSWVEFEYDQKNVLYVRIDRKRKFLGTIFLRALGLRANEDILRTFYTVDKVALRDGKLFWTLEPGVERPTMLQGMKLSHRVTNRSGEEIAHAGRKVSPAILREIHKARISEIEIEAGDLEGAFTAADIVDTNSGEVLLEANAEVTSDMLAKIMDAGVGEVHLFFPERDDVGTVISQTLKRDSVKTPQEALIEIYRKLRPGDPPTLDTATALFQGMFFDPRKYDFSRVGRLKFNIKLYEKQDATNLDSRTLEPEDFYATIRYLLKLRKNLGTVDDIDHLGNRRVRAVGELLENQFRIGLVRMERAIKEKMSVYQEMSTAMPHDLVNAKPVMAAIREFFGSSQLSQFMDQTNPLSEITHKRRLSALGPGGLSRERAGFEVRDVHPTHYGRICPIETPEGPNIGLISSLSCYARINDYGFIESPYRRVKNGRVIDYVTVVNAGDSEHRVGDHVEKSEVEKLNADLKERRKKQIENEPHSFYLSAWEEDRHVIAQANIELDDKGRIVGDLVNARKAGNFVLVNQEEVDYIDVSPKQLVSVAASLVPFLEHDDANRALMGANMQRQSVPLLRAEAPLVGTGMEGVTARDSGAVVLARRSGIVDSVDSERIIVRVEGEHHPTQLSREVGSDIYQLTKFKRSNQNTCINQKPVVKKGQRVTKAQVIADGPCTDQGELALGRNVLVAFMPWRGYNFEDAILVSEKLVKDDYYTSVHIEEFEIEARDTKLGPEEVTRDIPNVSESALRDLDESGIIRIGAKVKPGDILVGKVTPKGETQLTPEEKLLRAIFGEKAGDVRDASLTCPPGIEGTVVDVKIFSRKGQEKDERAKSIEASQIAKLHANLSDEIRILTDERLKRLEGLLGGKEVTADLHDERTNKRLLTKGTILDRDTIERISTRNLKRIKFPDKDPRVNEQIDEIEEMTSRQIDVLRKIVKEKEEKLQKGDELPPGVIKLVKVYIAMKRKLSVGDKMAGRHGNKGVIARILPEEDMPYTEEGTPVEIVLNPLGVPSRMNVGQILETHLGWAGKELGKKVAELLQNNSRAEMLRRELKALFKDVAFVDTFDDLDEETLEAVAHSLTKGVYISSPVFDGARENEIKSLLEKSGLPTSGKTALYDGITGDKFEQPVTVGYIYMLKLSHLVDDKIHARSIGPYSLITQQPLGGKAQFGGQRFGEMEVWALEAYGAAYILQELLTAKSDDVYGRTKIYEAIVKGEAAIEPGVPESFNVLIRELQSLCLDVELIKVAEMRKQPVAAAAD, encoded by the coding sequence ATGTCTATTAAAAATAACGCCTCCCGTAAACGTTTCGATTTCGCAAAAATTCCGGCAACCATCCAGATTCCCAACCTGATCGAGGTGCAGAAGCGCTCCTATGACCGTTTCCTGCAAATGGATCGTTTGCCCAGCGAGCGCGACGACAGCGGTTTGCAGGCGGTGTTTCAATCCGTATTTCCCATCACCGATTTCCGCAACGTCTCGCAGCTGGAGTTCGTGGATTACGCCATCGGCAACTGGGAGTGCAAGTGCAGCCACCTGAAGGGTCTGCACCACCTGCGCACCACCTGCCGTAATTGCGGCGCCACCGTGATTACCGATCCCTTCCATCCCGGCGATGTGCTCTGCCAGAAGTGCGGCACCTATAACGCAAATACGCCCGACTTCTGCAACAAGTGCGGCGATCCGGTGGGACTGCAGCTGAAATATGACGTAAGCGAGTGCGAAGAGCGTGGCATGACCTACTCCGCTCCGCTGAAGGTCACCATGCGGCTCACGATTTATGAGAAGGACGCGGAAACCGGCAACCGCTCGATTCGGGACATCAAGGAACAGGAAGTTTTCTTTGGCGATGTTCCCCTGATGACGGAGAACGGCACCTTCATCATCAACGGCACCGAGCGCGTGATCGTCAGCCAGTTGCACCGCTCCCCAGGCGTGTTCTTTGAGAAGATTCCGGCCAACAATTATTTCCTCGGCAAGATCATTCCCTATCGCGGATCGTGGGTGGAATTCGAGTACGACCAGAAGAACGTTCTCTATGTCCGCATCGACCGCAAGCGCAAGTTCCTGGGAACGATTTTCCTGCGAGCTCTGGGCCTGAGGGCAAACGAGGACATCCTGCGGACGTTCTACACCGTTGATAAAGTCGCGCTGCGAGATGGCAAGCTCTTCTGGACACTGGAGCCGGGCGTAGAACGGCCCACCATGCTGCAAGGCATGAAGCTCTCGCACCGCGTCACCAACCGCAGCGGAGAGGAAATCGCGCACGCCGGCCGGAAAGTCAGCCCCGCGATCCTGCGAGAGATCCATAAAGCCCGCATTTCCGAAATCGAAATAGAAGCGGGCGACCTGGAAGGCGCCTTTACTGCAGCCGATATCGTAGATACCAACTCCGGTGAGGTACTGCTGGAAGCGAATGCGGAAGTCACCAGCGACATGCTGGCGAAGATCATGGACGCGGGTGTCGGCGAAGTGCATCTGTTCTTCCCCGAGCGCGACGATGTAGGCACAGTCATCAGCCAAACCCTGAAGCGCGATTCGGTGAAGACGCCGCAAGAGGCCCTGATCGAGATCTACCGCAAGCTGCGTCCCGGCGATCCGCCGACGCTCGATACCGCGACCGCCCTATTCCAGGGCATGTTCTTCGATCCACGCAAGTATGACTTCTCGCGCGTGGGCCGGCTGAAGTTCAACATCAAGCTCTATGAGAAGCAGGACGCCACCAATCTCGACAGCCGTACGCTGGAGCCTGAGGACTTCTACGCCACCATTCGTTACCTGCTGAAGCTGCGCAAGAATCTCGGCACGGTGGACGACATCGATCACCTGGGCAACCGCCGCGTCCGCGCGGTGGGCGAACTGCTCGAAAACCAGTTCCGCATCGGCCTGGTGCGCATGGAACGCGCCATCAAGGAAAAGATGAGCGTCTACCAGGAGATGTCAACGGCTATGCCGCATGACCTGGTCAATGCCAAGCCGGTGATGGCCGCCATCCGCGAATTCTTCGGTTCATCACAGCTTTCGCAGTTCATGGACCAGACGAATCCGCTGTCGGAAATCACCCACAAGCGGCGTTTGTCGGCGCTGGGCCCGGGAGGATTGTCGCGCGAGCGCGCGGGATTTGAAGTCCGCGACGTACATCCCACGCACTACGGCCGCATCTGCCCGATCGAGACACCGGAAGGCCCGAACATTGGCCTGATCTCTTCACTGAGCTGCTATGCGCGGATCAACGACTACGGCTTTATCGAGTCCCCATACCGGCGCGTGAAGAATGGACGCGTGATTGACTACGTCACGGTGGTCAATGCCGGCGATAGCGAGCATCGCGTCGGCGATCACGTCGAAAAGTCGGAGGTCGAGAAACTCAACGCCGATCTGAAGGAGCGCCGAAAGAAGCAGATCGAAAATGAGCCGCATTCTTTCTACCTCTCCGCCTGGGAGGAAGATCGGCACGTGATTGCGCAGGCCAACATCGAGCTGGACGACAAAGGCCGCATCGTGGGCGATCTGGTGAACGCCCGCAAGGCCGGGAACTTCGTTCTGGTGAACCAGGAGGAAGTGGACTATATCGACGTTAGCCCCAAACAGCTGGTTTCAGTAGCGGCCTCGCTGGTGCCCTTCCTGGAGCACGACGACGCCAACCGCGCGCTGATGGGCGCCAATATGCAGCGTCAATCCGTGCCGTTGCTTCGTGCGGAAGCTCCCCTGGTCGGAACCGGTATGGAGGGCGTGACTGCCCGCGATTCCGGAGCGGTGGTGCTGGCTCGCCGCAGCGGCATCGTGGATTCTGTTGATTCTGAGCGCATCATCGTGCGCGTGGAGGGTGAACATCATCCCACGCAGCTTTCGCGCGAGGTGGGCAGCGACATCTATCAGCTCACGAAGTTCAAGCGCTCGAACCAGAACACCTGCATCAACCAGAAGCCGGTGGTGAAGAAAGGCCAGCGCGTAACCAAGGCCCAGGTGATCGCCGATGGTCCCTGCACCGATCAGGGCGAACTCGCTCTGGGACGGAACGTGCTGGTGGCCTTCATGCCCTGGCGCGGATACAACTTCGAAGACGCCATTCTGGTTTCCGAGAAGCTGGTTAAGGACGACTACTACACCTCGGTCCACATCGAAGAATTCGAGATCGAAGCGCGCGACACGAAGCTGGGACCGGAAGAAGTCACGCGCGACATTCCCAACGTCAGCGAATCGGCGCTGCGCGATCTGGACGAGAGCGGCATTATCCGCATCGGCGCCAAGGTCAAACCGGGCGACATCCTGGTCGGCAAGGTAACGCCCAAGGGTGAAACCCAGCTCACGCCGGAAGAGAAACTGCTGCGTGCGATCTTCGGTGAGAAGGCCGGTGACGTTCGCGACGCATCGCTGACCTGCCCTCCGGGAATTGAGGGCACGGTGGTTGACGTGAAGATCTTCTCCCGCAAAGGCCAGGAAAAGGACGAACGGGCGAAGTCCATCGAGGCATCGCAGATCGCCAAGCTGCACGCCAACTTGTCGGATGAAATCCGAATCCTGACTGACGAACGGTTGAAGCGCCTGGAAGGTTTGCTTGGCGGCAAGGAAGTCACGGCTGACTTGCATGACGAACGTACCAACAAGCGCCTCCTGACCAAGGGCACGATTCTTGATCGCGACACGATCGAGCGTATTTCAACGCGCAATCTGAAGCGCATCAAGTTCCCGGACAAGGATCCGCGGGTCAACGAGCAGATCGACGAGATCGAAGAGATGACCTCGCGCCAGATCGACGTGCTGCGCAAGATCGTCAAGGAGAAGGAAGAGAAGCTGCAGAAGGGCGACGAACTGCCTCCCGGCGTGATCAAGCTGGTGAAGGTCTATATCGCCATGAAGCGCAAGCTCAGTGTGGGCGACAAGATGGCCGGACGCCACGGCAACAAGGGCGTGATTGCTCGCATTCTTCCCGAAGAAGACATGCCGTACACGGAAGAGGGCACGCCAGTAGAGATCGTGCTCAATCCGCTGGGTGTGCCGAGCCGTATGAACGTGGGTCAGATTCTGGAGACGCATCTGGGATGGGCGGGCAAGGAGCTGGGCAAGAAGGTAGCCGAGTTGCTCCAGAACAACTCGCGCGCCGAGATGCTCCGCCGCGAATTGAAGGCCTTGTTCAAAGATGTGGCTTTCGTCGACACCTTCGATGACCTGGACGAGGAGACTCTGGAGGCAGTGGCTCATTCGCTGACCAAGGGCGTGTACATTTCCTCGCCGGTGTTCGATGGTGCGCGGGAAAACGAAATCAAGTCACTGCTGGAGAAATCGGGCCTGCCGACGTCGGGGAAAACCGCCCTCTACGACGGCATAACCGGCGATAAGTTCGAACAGCCTGTGACCGTCGGCTACATCTACATGCTGAAACTTTCGCACCTGGTGGACGACAAGATTCACGCTCGCTCCATCGGGCCCTACTCGCTCATTACACAGCAGCCTTTGGGCGGCAAGGCGCAGTTCGGCGGGCAGCGCTTCGGAGAAATGGAAGTCTGGGCGCTGGAAGCTTACGGCGCTGCTTACATCCTGCAAGAGCTGCTTACGGCCAAGTCCGACGATGTTTATGGCCGCACCAAGATCTACGAGGCCATCGTCAAGGGCGAAGCGGCCATCGAGCCGGGTGTGCCGGAGTCGTTCAACGTGCTGATTCGCGAATTGCAATCGCTCTGCCTGGATGTGGAGTTGATCAAAGTGGCGGAGATGCGCAAGCAGCCGGTCGCCGCGGCCGCAGACTAG
- the rpoC gene encoding DNA-directed RNA polymerase subunit beta' — MYRSSPFDMASNIADFDAIRISLASPEKIRSWSHGEVTKPETINYRTFKPERDGLFCARIFGPVTDWECLCGKYKRMKHRGVICDKCGVEVTLSKVRRERLGHIELASPCSHVWFFKGLPSRIGHLLDISLRDLESVLYFEAYVVVDPGDAPVKEREIIKEETKFRELDQQYRPAGFKAMMGAEAIKELLKRVNVEELAVELRDKMKHEASLQKRLKYAKRLKVVEAFRKSGNKPNWMILDVIPVIPPELRPLVPLDGGRFATSDLNDLYRRVINRNNRLKKLMDLHAPEVIVRNEKRMLQEAVDALFDNGRRGRVLRGANNRPLKSLSDTLKGKQGRFRQNLLGKRVDYSGRSVIVVGPELKLHQCGLPKKMALELFKPFIYHRLEQTGHCTTIKQAKEMVEAQDPIVWDILEEVIKDHPVLLNRAPTLHRLGIQAFEPVLVEGKAIRIHPLVCTAFNADFDGDQMAVHIPLSPEAQVEASVLMLSSHNILSPASGHPITVPTQDMVLGLYYLTKAKPGARGEGRPFANIDEVLLALEAGEVETLTPIRLRHTGEVIDLTTAYDDQDVVHTEPVRYERSFINTTVGRAILNDNLPKGMPYINGLLKKKGIGALVNYGYLKFGLETTVQMLDQIKELGFRYATRAGLSIGIDDMVIPESKKTVVKEAEKQVISVTQQYLDGAITNGERYNKVIEIWSAITEKVADEMFSVMQKADKEGSINPIYVMADSGARGSKQQIRQLSGMRGLMAKPSGEIIESPITANFREGLTVLQYFISTHGARKGLADTALKTADSGYLTRRLVDVAQDVIISEYDCGTVDGIYVGSIVEAGDIIEPLRDRVVGRVSLEKIKDYEGNVIVDVNQEITEDLAGAIQAAGIEKVKIRSVLTCEAKRGVCVMCYGRNLASGRLVELGEAVGVIAAQSIGEPGTQLTMRTFHIGGTASRVSEQSRLDAKNNGVVKFINLQTVRSKAGDLVVMNRNGSIAVLDEKGREKERYSVVYGAKLKIEDGSPVQLGQVMVEWDPYTFAILTEIGGTVQFKDLHEGLTLHEEVDEVTGLSRHVVTESPDEKHQPAIVIKGTSKAGTKRYLLPSRAHLMVADGDEVSPGDVLAKIPRETTKTKDITGGLPRVVELFEARKPHETAVISEIDGTVKFGEIAKGQRKVYVTADNGTEKEYLVPRGAHINVQEGERVRAGEPLMDGPLNPHDILAVLGEKELQAYLVNEIQEVYRLQGVNISDKHIEVIVRQMMRWRKVEDVGDTQFLLDQQVDKFRFLEENERAIAQGGRPATSRPLLLGITKASLSTDSFISAASFQETTRVLTEAAIQGAVDHLRGLKENVIVGRLIPAGTGMEYYRNIRLSPELEEQAAKVQEEVTAAYEEAERALEMMRQEGEAEELAAE, encoded by the coding sequence TTGTACCGTTCAAGCCCGTTTGATATGGCAAGCAATATCGCCGACTTCGATGCCATTCGCATCAGCCTGGCCTCCCCCGAAAAAATTCGGAGCTGGTCGCACGGCGAGGTGACGAAGCCGGAGACCATCAACTATCGCACCTTCAAGCCGGAGCGCGACGGCCTGTTCTGCGCCCGCATTTTTGGTCCGGTCACCGACTGGGAGTGCCTCTGCGGCAAGTACAAGCGCATGAAGCACCGCGGAGTGATCTGCGACAAGTGCGGCGTGGAAGTCACTTTGTCGAAGGTTCGTCGCGAGCGGCTGGGGCACATCGAACTGGCCTCGCCCTGCTCGCACGTCTGGTTCTTTAAGGGTCTGCCCAGCCGCATTGGCCATCTGCTGGACATCTCGCTGCGCGACTTGGAGTCGGTTCTTTATTTCGAAGCCTACGTTGTGGTTGATCCCGGCGACGCTCCTGTCAAAGAACGGGAGATCATCAAGGAAGAAACCAAGTTCCGCGAACTGGATCAGCAATACCGTCCCGCCGGTTTCAAAGCCATGATGGGCGCGGAAGCCATCAAGGAATTGCTGAAGCGCGTCAATGTCGAAGAACTTGCCGTCGAACTGCGCGACAAAATGAAGCACGAAGCCTCGCTGCAAAAGCGGCTGAAATACGCCAAGCGGCTGAAGGTAGTCGAAGCTTTCCGCAAGAGCGGCAACAAGCCGAACTGGATGATTCTGGATGTGATTCCGGTAATCCCGCCGGAGTTGCGGCCTCTGGTTCCACTGGATGGCGGCCGGTTCGCCACCTCCGATTTGAACGATCTGTACCGGCGCGTGATCAACCGCAACAACCGCTTAAAGAAGCTGATGGACCTGCATGCGCCAGAAGTAATCGTGCGCAACGAAAAACGCATGCTGCAGGAAGCAGTGGATGCGCTGTTTGACAACGGCCGTCGCGGACGCGTGCTGCGCGGCGCCAACAACCGCCCTCTGAAATCGCTCTCCGACACGCTGAAGGGCAAGCAGGGGCGTTTCCGCCAGAACCTGCTGGGCAAGCGCGTGGATTACTCCGGACGTTCCGTCATCGTAGTCGGTCCGGAACTGAAGCTGCACCAGTGCGGTCTGCCCAAGAAGATGGCGCTGGAGCTGTTCAAGCCTTTTATCTATCACCGGCTGGAGCAGACCGGTCACTGCACCACCATCAAGCAGGCCAAGGAAATGGTGGAAGCCCAGGACCCCATCGTGTGGGACATCCTGGAAGAGGTGATCAAAGATCACCCGGTTTTGCTGAACCGCGCTCCCACCCTGCACCGCTTGGGCATCCAGGCGTTTGAGCCGGTGCTGGTGGAAGGCAAGGCGATTCGCATTCATCCACTGGTCTGCACGGCGTTCAACGCTGACTTTGACGGCGACCAGATGGCGGTGCACATTCCGCTGTCACCGGAAGCGCAGGTTGAAGCCAGCGTGCTGATGCTGTCTTCGCACAACATTCTGTCGCCGGCGTCGGGCCATCCCATTACCGTGCCTACTCAGGACATGGTGTTGGGGCTCTATTACCTGACCAAGGCGAAGCCGGGAGCCAGGGGCGAAGGACGTCCCTTTGCCAATATTGACGAGGTTCTGCTGGCGCTGGAGGCAGGTGAAGTGGAGACGCTCACACCTATCCGCCTGCGCCACACGGGTGAGGTCATCGATCTCACTACTGCGTATGACGACCAGGACGTGGTCCACACCGAGCCGGTCCGTTATGAACGGAGCTTCATCAACACTACCGTGGGTCGCGCCATTCTGAACGACAACCTTCCCAAAGGCATGCCCTATATCAACGGGCTGCTCAAGAAAAAGGGGATCGGCGCGCTGGTGAACTACGGCTACCTGAAGTTTGGTCTGGAGACCACGGTTCAAATGCTGGACCAGATCAAGGAACTCGGGTTCCGCTATGCCACCCGTGCAGGCCTGTCCATCGGCATCGACGACATGGTGATCCCAGAGAGCAAGAAGACGGTGGTGAAGGAAGCCGAGAAACAGGTGATCTCAGTCACCCAGCAATACCTGGATGGCGCCATCACCAACGGTGAACGCTACAACAAGGTGATCGAAATCTGGTCGGCCATTACGGAGAAAGTCGCCGACGAGATGTTCAGCGTCATGCAGAAGGCGGACAAAGAGGGTTCCATCAACCCGATTTACGTCATGGCCGACTCCGGCGCCCGCGGATCCAAACAGCAGATTCGCCAGCTGTCCGGTATGCGCGGTCTGATGGCCAAGCCTTCGGGCGAGATCATCGAGTCGCCCATCACCGCTAACTTCCGCGAGGGATTGACGGTGCTGCAGTACTTCATCTCTACCCACGGCGCACGCAAAGGCTTGGCTGATACCGCTTTGAAAACGGCGGACTCAGGCTATCTGACTCGCCGCCTGGTGGACGTTGCTCAGGACGTGATCATCAGCGAATACGATTGCGGAACCGTGGACGGCATCTACGTGGGATCGATCGTAGAAGCCGGCGACATCATCGAGCCGCTGCGCGATCGCGTCGTTGGCCGCGTGTCCCTGGAGAAAATCAAGGACTACGAAGGCAACGTGATCGTGGATGTAAACCAGGAGATCACCGAAGATCTGGCTGGGGCGATTCAAGCCGCCGGCATTGAGAAAGTGAAGATCCGCTCGGTGCTGACCTGCGAAGCCAAGCGCGGTGTTTGCGTAATGTGCTACGGCCGCAACCTGGCTTCGGGACGTCTTGTGGAGCTGGGCGAAGCGGTCGGCGTGATTGCCGCGCAATCAATCGGCGAGCCTGGAACTCAGCTGACCATGCGCACCTTCCACATCGGTGGCACGGCCTCGCGTGTTTCTGAGCAGTCGCGCCTCGACGCCAAGAATAACGGCGTCGTGAAGTTCATTAACCTCCAGACTGTCCGTTCGAAGGCCGGCGACCTGGTGGTGATGAACCGCAACGGCTCTATCGCTGTTCTGGACGAGAAGGGCCGCGAGAAGGAGCGCTACTCCGTCGTATACGGCGCCAAACTCAAGATCGAGGACGGCAGCCCGGTTCAACTGGGGCAGGTCATGGTGGAATGGGATCCATACACCTTCGCCATCCTGACTGAAATTGGCGGCACGGTGCAGTTCAAGGACCTGCATGAAGGCCTGACGCTGCACGAAGAAGTGGACGAGGTCACGGGCCTCTCGCGCCACGTGGTCACAGAATCGCCGGACGAGAAGCATCAGCCGGCGATTGTGATCAAGGGGACGAGCAAAGCCGGGACCAAGCGCTACCTGTTGCCGTCGCGCGCTCACCTGATGGTGGCGGATGGCGATGAGGTCTCGCCTGGCGACGTGCTGGCCAAGATCCCGCGCGAAACCACCAAGACCAAGGACATCACCGGTGGTCTGCCGCGCGTGGTGGAGCTGTTCGAGGCTCGTAAGCCGCATGAAACCGCGGTCATCAGCGAGATCGACGGCACCGTGAAGTTCGGAGAGATCGCCAAGGGTCAGCGCAAGGTGTATGTCACCGCGGATAATGGCACGGAAAAGGAATACCTCGTGCCTCGCGGGGCGCACATCAACGTGCAGGAAGGCGAGCGCGTCAGAGCGGGCGAGCCGCTGATGGATGGGCCGCTGAACCCGCATGACATTCTGGCGGTTCTGGGAGAAAAGGAACTGCAGGCTTACCTGGTGAACGAAATCCAGGAGGTGTATCGCTTGCAAGGCGTCAACATCAGCGACAAGCACATCGAGGTGATCGTTCGCCAGATGATGCGTTGGCGCAAGGTGGAGGACGTCGGTGACACCCAGTTCCTGCTCGATCAGCAGGTGGACAAGTTCCGCTTCCTGGAGGAAAACGAGCGGGCGATTGCTCAAGGTGGACGTCCGGCTACCAGCCGCCCGTTGCTCCTGGGAATCACCAAGGCATCGCTGTCGACGGATTCCTTCATCTCCGCCGCGTCATTCCAGGAAACCACCCGTGTGCTCACGGAAGCTGCCATCCAGGGAGCTGTGGATCATCTGCGCGGCTTGAAGGAGAACGTGATTGTCGGCCGTCTGATTCCCGCGGGAACCGGAATGGAGTACTACCGCAATATCCGCCTGTCGCCAGAGCTCGAGGAACAAGCCGCCAAGGTGCAGGAGGAGGTCACGGCTGCTTATGAAGAGGCAGAACGTGCTCTGGAAATGATGCGCCAGGAAGGCGAAGCCGAGGAACTGGCAGCCGAGTAA
- a CDS encoding YihY/virulence factor BrkB family protein: protein MRVADRFFHLFRLAFWRAFEHDAFGVAKGAAYSAILTMFPALMLAAAILASFSQTNTIQEIAALVAKILPPGSSATTTSYFKSATDQPVQVLVAASLITLWTASGVMISWMEGFRNAYRFPKAWGVVKERMIAFGLVILAGVPLTFATVLVAFGTQIETRMAGRITQELGHEIEPYILILWTVIRWLIAGLTGVAVMSLIYHHAVPRTQRWHSVLPGSALATALWFPATAVFGAYVRHFAQYSLFYGSLATAIVLLVWMYIISVIVLVGAEFNALLFPRAGIGTGKQVPAANQPVGTLGP from the coding sequence ATGCGAGTAGCTGACCGCTTTTTCCATTTGTTCCGGCTCGCTTTCTGGCGGGCCTTCGAACACGACGCCTTTGGCGTCGCCAAGGGCGCAGCCTACTCCGCCATTCTGACGATGTTTCCCGCTCTGATGCTGGCCGCCGCCATTCTCGCCTCCTTTTCTCAGACCAACACTATCCAGGAGATCGCTGCCCTGGTGGCCAAAATACTCCCTCCCGGCTCATCCGCGACGACAACGTCGTATTTCAAATCTGCAACCGATCAGCCGGTGCAAGTCTTGGTCGCAGCTTCCCTCATTACTCTGTGGACGGCTTCCGGAGTAATGATTTCTTGGATGGAGGGCTTCCGTAATGCCTATCGCTTCCCCAAAGCTTGGGGAGTAGTGAAAGAGCGAATGATTGCATTCGGACTCGTAATTCTGGCTGGTGTTCCGCTGACTTTTGCTACCGTGCTGGTGGCATTTGGTACCCAAATAGAAACTCGCATGGCTGGACGCATTACCCAGGAGTTGGGACACGAGATCGAGCCTTATATCCTGATCCTCTGGACAGTGATCCGCTGGCTGATCGCCGGTCTGACCGGCGTGGCTGTGATGTCGTTGATCTACCACCATGCCGTTCCGCGTACGCAGCGCTGGCATAGCGTTCTGCCCGGTTCAGCCCTTGCGACTGCGTTGTGGTTTCCCGCTACTGCCGTGTTCGGGGCCTACGTAAGGCATTTCGCCCAGTACAGCCTCTTTTACGGATCTCTGGCAACCGCAATCGTGCTGCTGGTGTGGATGTATATCATCTCAGTGATTGTTCTCGTCGGGGCCGAATTCAATGCTCTTCTCTTTCCGAGAGCGGGAATTGGCACCGGCAAGCAGGTTCCCGCAGCCAATCAGCCCGTGGGGACGCTAGGGCCGTAG